The sequence TGGGAAATCGGCAGTTTAGACTTACTACCAGTCCCTCAATCGACCGTACCGCCTGGTAAACGCACGATGGGATTGCAGACAGTACCACCTCCACCAACAAATAATGGTATTACAGTTGCAGCGATCGCTCATCCATTATCTTTATCTGTACAGCAGCAACCACAACCAAGCGACCTCAAAATACAAGAAAATGACTTCATTCAGCAGCGACAGGTGACTCAAAAAGTTTCCCAGGTGTTACCTAACGCTGACATACCAATTATTCCGAAGCCAATCAATATTCCATCCTTCTCAGTAGGTGGAGAATCGAACGATGACAATTTCTTAAAACTACTAGGACAGACAAACAATTCCCAAGAACCAATCAATACCGCCATAGCTCCATTACCACCACTTCCTGGCGAGACTCTCACTCAAGAATTCACCGCACCTGGAACAACAACTTTCAATCAACTACTCAACTCCCCATCCGTTCCTAACCCATCATTCTCCGATCCGATTCCCACCCCGGTTTCCGCAAAACAATTACAACCAACAGTGATTCAGCAGCGCCCCCTGACAACCAGTAGCGCTTTAAAAGAACCTTCTTTACAATTTCAAGGAGTCTATGTCACCCAAGGAGGTGAATCCTCAGCCAGAGCTAGAGTTACAGGAGTGTATCCCATATCCCCTCAAGTTTTAGTTGGAGCCACCATAGATTTAACAAGCAAAAATAATGCTTTTGATGACTCTCGACGTGAGGGTTTGAACATTAACGAGCTGTATTTAGCCACTTCCATCGCCGGAGTTCCCAATTTGAGATTTGTCGTTGGTCAAATGGATTTAACATCCTATTTTGACCGCAACAGTTTTGCTAAAGACGGAGCTAGCCAATTCTTTAATCCAGTATTTCAAACCAACCCAGCACTAGCTGCAACAGGAATTTCTTCTCGTACTGGTTTGTTAGTGAATTGGAGCGTTACCGACAATATCGACGCTAAAGCAGCAGTATTTTCATCAGCAGATAAAATAGGGGACTTTTCCTTAGATGGCTTTGCTGGCGAAATCGGTATCCGCTACGGTAATGCAATTATTCGCGGTACTTACGCCAGCGATCGCGATGGTGGTAGCCGTGATAGTTTTGCAGAAAGCTTTAGCATTGCCAGGGGAAATAATCAATTTGGGCCGATCAAGACTGACCGAGAAGAAGCCTACGGAGTTAATGCTGAAGTCTTTGTTCCCAACCTCAAATTAGGCCTCTTTGGACGCTACGGTAAATACGAAAACCGTGACCTAAGATTGGGCGCTGATACCTATGCTTTCGGAGCGAGCTTTTTGGATCTATTAAGTCCCAATGACCGATTGGGACTAGCCTACGGACGTGGCCTTTCCAACGAAAGCCTGCGCCGTGGTTCCAAAGCAGATGTATTAGAGCTATTCTACGATTTCCAATTTCTTCCCAATCTGCGGTTAGGTTTTACAGTTCAAGGACGCGATGATTTTTCCGAAACAGTGGTTGGTGTGAGGGTAAAAACAGAATTTGATGTGACTCCCAGAGGAAGAGGTGCTCAATGAGTCCAAACAAAACAGGCCAAAAGCCAAAAGCCAAACTGCAATCTTTTTTGACTTTTTCGTGTTTACTTTTTACTTCTTCATTAGTTGTGCCACTGCTGGTAAATATGCCTCCAGTGCAAGCGCAGAATGCATCAGCAGGTGTACAAAAAGGTTTTGGGTTATTAAAAAAAGGATTAGTCAATGATGCCATTACCGCCTTCCAGCAAGCCCTGAAAAGTCAACCCCAATCCTTGCAAGGAAGGTTAGGATTAGCGATCGCTTATCGTCGTGCTGGACGCATTCCCGAAGCCTGGAATGCTTATCAACAGGTATTAGCGGTAGACGCTAACAATCAATTAGCCCTCAAGACAATTGGTTTATTAGGTACTTATAAGACTGAGTGGAACCGACAGGGAATTACAGCCCTCACCAATTTATTGCAGTTAAACCCTAACGACTTAGAAGCTCGTGCTTATCGTGCTCAACTCTATTCCTACCAAGGACGCTTAACCGAATCTTTAGCAGATTACCAGATTGTTTTAAACAACAATCCTAGCCTAGAAACGGTTCTGAATGCAGCTCAAGCTTATAGTTATAGTGGCGATTTTTCTAAAGCATTGGCATTATTTAATCGCTACCAAACCAGTGGAAAACCCATTGAAGGATATGCAGCTGTAGCCTACGGTCGCACCCTACGGGAAACTGGTAATGCAGCAGGATCTGTACAAGTTTTAGAAACACAATTACAACGCTCTAAAACCCTTGATCCAATAGCAATTGAAACTCGTAAAGAATTAGCTATTTCCTATCTTGCTAATCAACAACAAACACAAGCCTTAGCAATATTAGATCCATTACAAGGTATATCTGAAGCCACATTACCCTTAGCGCGATCGCTCAATGAAATTCGCAAGCGTACCAATAATCCCACTCTGGCGCAGCGAGTTGTTAATCTCTACCGTCAAGCCCTAGCCACAACTCCCAACCCATCCCCCACCCTCCTCCGAGAAGTCGCTGATGTGTTCACCGCCTTTCCTCAAGGACGCCAAACAGCTCTGCAACTATATCGACAGGCGGCTTCACAATCACCCAATGATCAAAGTTTGCTGGTGCGACAATTAGCCTTAGAAAATCGGTTAGGAACACTAGCCAAAAAAGACTTGAGACAACGTTTGGCGACTGCGCTACAACCTTTACCCACAGACCGTGTGCGGCTACAACAACTCGCGGATGCTTTGGTTACTATTGACGTCCCTGATCCGGAATTGTTATCTGTCTACCAATACATGCTGCAAACAGGAGTCAACGTCCCATTTTTGCACTTTCGAGTTGCCCAGATACACGTACAGCGTAACGACCTCAATCAAGCTAGGCAATCTTTAGCAGCTTACAGCGCCACCGCCAAAGGTGCAAAAGACCTAACCACTCAATTACTCGCAGCAGAAATTGAGCGCCGGGAAGGAAGCCTCGAAGCCAGCGCCAAGCGTTATCAAGCTGTACTCAAGAGCAAACCAGATAACGACATTGTTGACGCCACTTTAGCTGGATTGGCGGGTGTGCGCGTGCAACAAAAACGTTTTGACGAAGCTTTAGCAGCTTATGACCAGTTGATCGCTCGTAGTCCGCAAAATTCAGCCACTCAGTTAGGGCGTGCGAGTATCGCCTATCAAGCCAAGCGAATTTCCCAACCCGAAGCCGAAGCAGTGCTCAATAATTGGTTAGCAACACAACCAGCTACCAATACCCCCCCAGAATTATATAGTTTAGTGGCAGCACTACCAACTAATCCGCGATTAGAAGGCTTATACAACTACTTGGTACAAGTTGACCCCAGCTCAATTCCACTGCAAATCCGCTTAGTGCAGGTATTAGCACAACGCAACCCAGCACAAGCACAAGCCCGAATCAAGCAGTTGATAGCGCGAATTCCCAAAAACTCTGAATCGTATCAATTGCAAGCAGAATTAGCGCGGTCTATAGGCAATTTGGATCTGGCTAGCAAAGCCTATCAGAGTATCTTAGTTCAACAACCAGATAACATAGATGCCCTGGCTGCTTTAGGAGGAATTCGCTTTGAACAACGACGCTTCGAGTCAGCGCAGGAAATTTATACTCAAGTCATAGCACAAAAGCCTGAAGACCAAGGAGCAAAGCGCGCTCTAGCCGGATTGAATGCCATTTTCGACCAACCATTAACAGCCTTATCACAGTTAGAAAAATTGCAACTAGAAGCGATCGCCCAAGGTACAACCGATAGCGATGTCTATCGCCAAATGCAGCAAATCCAAGAAGACTTTCTCCTCCGCAGAGGTTTTCAACCCCCCTGGGAAGACTATCAACGCCGAAGTCGCAATTAGCGATTCTTAGCAGCCAGAGGTTAATTGTCAATAGCTACAGGGGAATAATAAGGGCAGCGTTAGCCACAGAAGTTAGAGGCTAGTAACTAGAAATATCATCTTTCCCTTCTATACTCAATTCCCCATGACCTTTATCAAACTATTCTGAGGATGTGGTATCTCTCAAGAGTGGCAATCATTGCCAGCCTAATTAATCTTTATGGTTGTGTTTCTGGTTACTCGGTCAAACCCAAAATACCGCATCACCAGACGCCGATACCCAACGTCACTACTCCCGCTAGTAGTGAAAATTTGTCGATATTTTTGGCAGCTTTACCCCCGTCTACCCCAAATCGGCAATTACTAGCCGAAAGCTGGGATAGCTACCGCAGGAGATTTATTCAAAATGATGGACGAGTGATCGACTTTGAAGCGAGCGATCGCTCAACCAGCGAAGGTCAAGCCTACGCCATGCTACGAGCGGTTTTCATTGATGACCCGGAAACTTTTGCTCTGACTTTAAAATGGGCTGAAAACAATCTCCTCCGTCAACAAAACAGCAAATCTAGAGACACTCTCTGGGCTTGGAAATGGGGTAAAAAACCAGACGGTACTTGGGGTGTGATCGATAGCAACTTTGCTAGCGACGGCGATATAGATGCGATCACGGCGCTGATTTTTGCCGCCCGACGCTGGAACCGTCCTGAATACATGGAACTGGCGAAAATCAAACTGCGAGACTTATGGAATCTTTCTACCGCCCCAGGATATGGTGGTAAGCCTTATCTATTACCAGGCCCCAAGCTAGCATTTGTTCCTAACGAATCCACCCTTTACCTCAATCCTTCTTATCTTGCACCCTATGCATTTCGCATCTTTGCACAAGTAGACCCCACCCATGACTGGTTGGGTTTAGTTGATACCAGCTACCAAATTCTGGAAAATTCCACACAGCTTTCCACTGTTGGTTTACCTAGCGACTGGGTGGCTTTAGATATCAAAACTGGTCAATTCGAGCTCGTACCCCCATCTAGCAATCTCCAAAGTTTGTATAGTTTTGATGCTTATCGGGTTTGGTGGCGTTTATCACTCGATGCTGTTTGGTTTAACGCACCACCAGCGCGGCGCTATTTGCAGCAATCTACTCAGCACCTACAAAAATTGTGGACTCAAAAATCGCGTCTACCAGCACGAATTGACCTGCAAGGAAAGGCTTTAGTAGATTACGAAGCTACATCGCAATATGCCATGTTTTATGCTGCTATGCGGTTAGTAGAACCAGCACTAGCTGAAGAATTGCTAGCGAAAAAAATACTACCTCAATACAAACAAGGAATATGGGGCGATGATTCAGCTTATTACACCCAAAATTTAGCTTGGCTAGGGTTACTACCTCCAGACACAATACCTAGACAAATCATACAAGCTAATTAAAAAAGTTTTTGTAGTTTATTAAGAGAATCATATGAAAATTTTTGAGTTATAAAATAACAAAAAATCACAGTAATTCAAAAAACTAATTTCTTACCAGTTAGCTAATTTTGAAATATTGTTTCTAGGCAGCATTTATTCTTAAAAACATAAATCAATTCACATCAGCACAGAGTACTATGAAGCTGTTACTTGCCCTTTCTTCATCTAGTAAAAAAGTAATTCTTTTGACTTCCTGCATATTACTTTTTCCTAATTCGTTATTCACCGCCCAAGCTCAACAAAATTCACAATCGGTAGGTAATTTAAAACAACAATCAGCTATTTTATTAGCCCAAGCAACTGCATCTGAGCAAGATACGACAAAATCAGAAGGTTCTAACACTAAAAATCTCATACCTTACACTCTCGAATTTAATCGCAGTCCCATTGTCGGTAATCGGATGCGCTTGCGGGGGGTTTATTCAGAAGGTCGCCTTGCGTTTACTCGTCCGCGTAATTGGAAACTAGACCAAGGTAAAGTTCAAGCTTTAATCCGTTTTCAACACTCACCAGCACTGTATGCAAATCGTTCCAGCCTGACAATTTTGGTGAATGGTACTAGTGTAGGTAGTGTGCCACTGAATCGTAAACAATCTCAGGTTGGTCAAGTATTATTTAATATTCCGCCGAAGTTAATTCAAGATTATAACGAATTAACCATCGTTGCCCAACAAAACAACTCTTTAGAATGTAGCGATTCTAGTAGTCCTGATTTGTGGACAGAAATTCTGCCAGATTCCAAATTAGTTTTTAACTACCAACAACAACCAATACCCCTCAACTTTAGTCGTTATCCTTATCCTTTTTTTGATGAACTGGGTTTAGATGCTAACCAAATTGTTTATTTGCAACCTAGCCAAGTTAGTCAGGATTGGCTGACTACAGCTGCTCGCCTACAGACGACATTGGGCAGATTAGCAGATTTTCGTCCGATCAAGACTAGCTTAGTATCTAACGCCTTGGATGTGAAGCCGAGCGATCGCCTGATCATTATCGGTACTCCCAGTGAGCAACCAGCTCTAGCTACTCTCAAAAATTTGCCCATGAAAGTCATCGGCTCGCAAATTTTTGATCGCAGCAATAACCCCATACCCGAAGACACTGGGGTATTAATCATTAGCAAAACTGAAAAGAGCAATGTACCGATTTTAATTGCTACAGGTAATAGTAGCAAAGCAGTTGCCAAAGCTACACAATTTTTGGCACAGCCGGATGTGCGGAAAATGGGTACAGGTCAAGTGATTTTAGTTGATAAGCTCAATGACTCTCCCACACCAGCAGCTCGGAAATGGCCGCGTTATCTACCAGAGCAAAATTCCTTTCAACTCAGCGACATCAAAACTCAAGTAAATGGTGACCCGTTTGCGGATGTCACCGTCCGTGGAGCCGCAGCGCCGCCAGTAGAAATTGATTTCCGTGCTTTACCTGATGACAGATTTGTCCGGGGTAGTTCTATGAATTTAGTTTACAGCTACGGGCCGCAGATTAACCCCAGAACCTCGGCGGTGGAAGTATTACTAGATGGTGTATTTATCGGTGGGGCGCGGCTAGATTCAGAATCGGGAGTGAATCGCAAAAACCTCAAGGTAAATTTGCCAGAAAACTTGATTAAGCCCAATTCTAAACTGCAAGTGTTTTTCCGGATGAATTCTCGGGAGCCATTTGACAAACAAAACTGTTTGCAACCCCCCGATCAACAACTGACAGGAACGGTGCATTCTGATACTAGCTTTGATTTAAAGCGAGAAATCTCGGCACAACTACCAGATTTAAATCTGTTGAAATTTGGTTTTCCCTTTGCTGCGCCCCAGGATTTGTCTCAAACAGCGATCGTTGTACCACAAAACCCGTCTACTAACGATGTGTTGACTTTGTTAGCCGTTAGTGAACGCTTAGGGAGGTTGAGTCAAGCAGATTCCGTCAAATTAAATGTTTATACAGCAGATACTTTGTCGGATACAGTCCGCAAAAATGACCATTTAGTAGTTATTGGGACACGGGAGAAATTTCCCATCGCTGAAGTATTTCAGTCTAGCGGTTTAAACCTGACTCACCCATTTTCTCGGCTATCCGCCCAAGCGACAATTCAAACTCCCCAAGATACACAAGGAATGATTAAACAAATTATTTCACCTTGGAATAGCGATCGCGTGATTTTGGCTTTGACGGCGCAAACTGACGCAGGTTTGGAACGAGTACAGCAAGTCCTCACTCAAGATCCGTGGTTCTTTCAACTCAAAAAAGATACCGTGCTTATTAGTAGTGACCAGAAAAACCCCTCTGCTTTCAATCCTGATGCTTATCAACTGGAGTTTTTCCAAAACGCGCCCTCAACTCGACGGTTAGAAAATACAACTATCTTGAGTAAGGCGTCGCGTTTCTTACAAGAAAATTGGCTATTTTTACCTCTGGGGATAGTGGGTGTGTCCGTTCTACTCTACGGCATTGGTCAGTTGTATCTCAAACGCTTAACTGCTGGTGACGGAAAGTAAATTCATGAGTTTTATGGTTTGTAGTCAGCACTTAAGTTCTGACTACAAGCTTTTTCATCGGTAATTGCTGTTGAGCAAATTCAAAATCTCACATTTAAAATCTCAGATTCAACATGTCTTCTTCTCCATACAAACCACCCCACCAACGCCCTAAATTAACTGACTGGCTGATTGACCTCACTCCCAGATTCTTTGACCGCACTCTCAAAAAAGCGAGTATACAACAGCTAAAGTTGCTTTCTCTGCTGCTAGTAGTGCTTTCCATACCACTGATTATTACTCCGCTAGAAGTTTGGCAGCAAGGCGTAGTAGCTGTTTTTTTAGTAATACTGGGTCAATTAATTATCAAAGCTGAGGATCAAGAATCTTCTGCTGATATGAGTCAGTATTATCATTTATTTCTGGTGTGGCTAAGTTTAGTCACAACTATGCGCTATCTTTACTACCGCACCAGCTATACTCTCAATTTTGATGGCTGGCTGAACAGTATTGCTTGTTTGCTATTGTTTGCAGCAGAATTGTATGCGATTTGTACTTTAGTTTTGGCGTACTTTCAAACCCTGAAAATCAAAGAACGTCAACCAGTCAATCTTGCAACTATTCCCGAAGCAGAATGGTTCAATGTAGATATTTACATCCCAACTTATAACGAAGATGTGGAGATTGTCCGCAAGACAGCACTAGCAGCTTTAGCTTGTGATTACAGTTCTGGGAAAAAAAAGGTTTATGTCCTCGATGATGGTCGTCCAGAAAGATATAAAGAAGATGACCCACGCCGAGAAAAGTTTACCGCCAGACGAGAAAAATTACGGCAGATGTGCGAGGAACTCGGCTGCATACATATGACGCGGGATAATAACAACCACGCTAAAGCCGGGAATATCAACACTGCACTGCGTAAAACTGGTGGCGATTTAGTGATGATTTTGGATTGCGACCACATCCCATCGCGCCAATTTATTCTACATACGGCGGGCTTTTTTTATGACCCGAAAGTGTCGTTTGTGCAAACTCCCCACTGGTTTTATAATCCTGATCCCTTCGAGCGCAATTTGTTTACTGGTGGGAGAATTCCTGTAGGTAATGAACTGTTTTATAAGGTACTGCAAAAAGGCAACGATTTTTGGAATGCTGCCTTTTTCTGTGGTTCTGCAGCGTTAATCCGCAAATCTCATCTTTTGGAAGTGGGAGGAATTGCTGTAGAAACGGTTACAGAAGATTGTCATACTGCTTTGCGGTTACATTCGCTTGGTTATAAGTCAGTTTATTACGACAAAATTATGGTAGCTGGCTTGGCACCAGAAACCTTTTCTTCTTATGTGGGTCAACAAGTCCGTTGGGCGCGGGGAATGGCGCAAATATTGCGTTTGGAAAATCCCTTTTTTAACCAAAAATTAAAGTTGAATTTAGCTCAACGGATTTGTTATCTCAGCGCCACTTCGCACTTTTTGTATGGATATCCACGATTGGTATATGCAGTTGCTCCCACTCTCTTTTTATTATTTGGGATTAACTCTGTTCAAGGTTTGGGTTTGGAAACTCTAGCCTATGCATTACCACATATTCTCCTTTCGCTTTTTGCTAATTACATCATCTACAAACGTGTCCGGTTCTCTTTCTGGAATGAGATTTTTGAATTTGCAATGGCTTTCCAGGCTGGGTGGGTGACTTTATTAGCGCTGATTAACCCGAAGATGGGTTCGTTTAACGTTACTGATAAAGGTATATCTGTTACTGAACGGATTTTTGATTGGGAATCGATGCGTGGTCTGTTAATTGTCGCGGGGGTGGTGACTTGCTCTTTGCTAGCTGTCCCCTATTGGCTATTACTGCGGCCAGAAGATTGGCAAGCGGTTTTAGTGAATACTATGTGGTCTGGTTTTAACTTGATTTTAGTGGTAGCAGCGTTGTTAGTTGGCTTTGAACAACCGCAAGTCCGCTCCTCTCACCGTTTACAGCGTCACCTGACTGTGATTCTTTCTAGTAACGACCAAGTGATTATGGGTGAGACGGTGAATATCTCGGAAACGGGGGCGCTGATTTCTTTGGAATCTTGGCCTAATTTACCAGATGAAGTGGATATCGAAGTTATGGGAGATTTCACTGCTAGTGCGGCTCTGACAGCGCGGATTATCCGAGTTTCTCCTGTGAATGACACAGAAACGCTGCTAGCAATCGATTTTATCAATCCCAATCGTGCTCAACTTGATGCTCTGTCGCTAGTTTTATATTCTGATGTGCGGGAATGGTATTCTCAGAAGCGGGAGGATGTCGATAAGCCTATGGCTTCCTTTGGTTTTCTGGCTACTAGTTTGACTCGCTCTTTGCGTGATATCAACAAAACTAACCGCAAGAAGGTACGCAAGCAAGTACATACGGCTAGTCAACTGTACTGGGATGGTCATTTTTTCTCTGGGGTAGCTACAGAGTTAGGAGTCACGGGTTTAAGGTTGGAGTTGGAGGATACAAAAGCTGTGTTTTCTGACAAAATTCTCGGACAACAGGATTTACACACGATGCGGACTGTGAAACCGTTGGTGGGTTTGCTATTGCATCAGGATGCAGAAAATCCTTCATCTAGTCGATTTGTGGCGGAAATTGCTGGGGTTGAGGAACAAGCAAGCGGTAAGATAGCGATCGAGTTCAATTTTCCAGAAAAGTTTAAGCAGCGTCAAGATACTAAGATTAAACAACTTTTACAGCTTTTGTAGTTGTGTAGTTTCACACTATATGCTTATTTTTTTATTTAGCCTGCAGATGCAGGCTTTTTTATTGGCGTAAAATTTGAGTGTTTTTCAACGCAGCGAAAAGTTGCGTGCGCGGGTTTCCCGCGTTGAGCAAAGTCCGGTGGTGGGGCGCTAAGGTACGCTGAGGGTTATTTGGGAAAATTCGGGATGGTGATGAAAATGAGGGAAGAGTGGGGTTGTGGGTGGGAGGGGTAGGTCTGTTAACTTTTATGGAAGTGCTTTGGGTAATAACTCATAAGATGCTATCTGTTTTCTATGATTGAGTTATTAAACAATATTTGCAAAATGCCTCTGAAAGTTGTCCACAATTTTGATGGTAGTTTTATTCTTGAACCTGAGTTGCAAGAAACTCTTGGCAAATTATTAGCGAATGAAAGTTTTTTAAATCAAGTAGCTCGGCAGTTACAGGTTAAAAAAGTTGAGTTTACAAAGTTGCTGTTTCAGCCTGTTCCTTATAGTTTGAATACTCCTAAAGGGATGCCGTCGGAGTTTGAGCAATACTATCAATCTGATGATTACGCTATCATCAATGTGCCGCCAAATTTTATGTTTAGCGCTAAGATTTTTAAACCTAGTCGTCTGTGTGCAATTTACAAAAAGTTTGGTGATGAATAATTATTTAGCTAGCTGTATAAAAGTTTGATTGAAGTTATGACTGCTGATATTGATGATGCTTCTTTGTTTACTTTAGAATATTTTCCTTATATTGACGATCGCGGTCAGTTACCTGATGTTTTTCAAGGTAAAATTGGGGCATATGCGATTTTTGATCAAGAGAAGGTGCTGCAATTTGTTGGTTATTCTCGTGATGTTTATCTCAGTCTCAAGCAGCATTTAATCCGTCAACCACAACAATGTTTTTGGGTGAAGGTGCAAACGATTGACCGCCCTAGTCGCGCAGTTTTAGAAAGTATTGAAAATGCTTGGATTGCTGAAAATGGTGGTGCGCCGTTGGGTAATGGCAATGATAAAGAAAAATGGACGCAGCCTATTGATACTAAATTGGTAATGTTACCTGAAGAACAGGTGAGTTATCAAAATCCAGTCAATGATGAATTGACGAAAATGAAAATTCTTAAAAATGTCGCTCGACGAGTAGAGACGGAAATTTTGGCTGTGTTAGAAGCTCGTGGTTTGCAAGTACAAATTCGCTTTAATCCTAAATTGAAGGAGGAAGGATTACTAGATTTGAAGTGAAGGTAGACAATCAGCACTGCCTAAATTATGGAATTTATACCAGAATCAGGCGTAATTTTATCGCAATTTGACTGAGTGCGATCGCCAAACGATGTAACCTTAATTGAGGTGCTTTTGGCTGTCGTTTTTATGTTGTTGAACTCACCTGATATCCGGGAAATTTATGGACTGAGTGCAATCTACTTACAACACCAGTTGTTAGCGGAGGGTGTTGAGTTTGCACACTTGCAACACCCTCCGACTGAAGAATCAGGTAGAACGGAACATCATCTAATTTTTATTCATACAGATGTTCCCCAAGGAACCTATCACGAACAGGTGACAGAAGGAATTTTTTCTGCAGGGGAACTAAAAACTGGGGATACAATTATTATTCCGGCTGGTGTGGACTGTAGAGCCAATTGGGATCGGGAGCATCGCTACTTGCTATTCGCTGTTGCACCACAAGTTTTTCAACAACAGTTAGGTGAGTTTGATAGTTTGCATGAAGTCGATTTGCGCCCGCAATTTTTTCTCCCTGATTCTCTACTTTACAACTTGGGAGTGGCGTTGCAGCAAGAAGTGGAAAATCCCGGTTTAGGTGGAAGGTTGTATGTCGATTCTCTGTTAACTACGCTCTCAATTCACTTAGCTCGCCACTACTGTACTTATAAAGCCCGCAAAATGACGATCGCCGGCTTGTCTACTTCCACCCTCAACCGAGTGTTGCAATACATTCATGCTCACCTTGATCAAGATTTGACTTTAGCAGAATTAGCAGCGATCGCTCAATTAAGTCCTAATTATTTTGCCATGCAGTTTAAGCAATCTACTAATATGGCACCACATCAGTATGTTTTGCGCCAACGTATTGCTACAGCGAAAACCCTATTGCTCAATGGACATAAAATTGCAGAGGTTGCTTACCAGCTTGGGTTCGCCCATCAAAGCCACTTCAACCGCCACTTTAAACGACTGCTTGGCTGTACACCCAAGCAATTTTTAGCCCAACAATAAACCTACCTTGAAAATATTCCGCCGCTTTCAATAAAAACGTGCTAAAAATCGGAAAAATGAGCAAGACAACTGACGTTATTGGGTTGTTCAATCAATTGAAGAACAATTCAGCAGTTAACCTCAGTCATGACCACGATAGACGCAATAATTCAAAAAACCGCAAGCATTCTTGCTCAGGGATTTGTAGATGATCCTATGTTAGCTTTTCTGTTTCCTGACCTTGATAGCCGTGTGACAGGATTAATCAATTGGTTTCAACTGTTTGTGAAAGATGGCTACAACCGAGGAACAGTTAGCCTCGCACCAGTAGACCAGGGTGCGATCGTTTGGTATCCTGCTGATATTCAGATTTTTGATCGCAGCTTTGAGGATCTGTTGCGTGAAGTTGTTGTTGTTGTAGAAAAATTTGGTGGGTTGGAAGCAGTGCAACGCTTTGAGCAATTGGCAAAAATTGTTGCCAGTGCTGAACCGGAAATCCCTCACAGTGAGGTCTTTTGGTTAGCAATGCTACCAGCAGTCCGTGGGCAAGGGTGGGGAGGAAAGCTGTTGCAATCAGTGCTTGAGTACAGCGATGCTCACCAAGTGGGATGTTATCTTGTGTCTTCTAATTCCCGCAATATCGGTTTTTATGAACGCTATGGATTTCGCCGACACTTACCATTATCAATGGGAGAGGGACTGGTGCTGACTCCTATGTGGCGCGAACCGCAAATTTCTTTGGACAATTGATTGAGCTATGCACGAGCAAAAAGTTGTAATTATCACGGGTAGTAGTCGCGGTATTGGGGCGGGATGTGCCCGTGAACTGGCGGCACAAGGATATATTGTATCGCTGATGGCGCGATCGCCCCAGGTGTTGAATTTGGCAACTGAACTGGGGGGAATTGCTATGCAAGGATCAATCACTAATCCCCAGGATTTACAGCAATTGGTCGAAACTACTCTCGCAAGGTTTCAGCGCCTGGATGCTGTGGTTAATAGTTTTGGCGACCCGCCTCGACCCGATTTAC is a genomic window of Fortiea contorta PCC 7126 containing:
- a CDS encoding GNAT family N-acetyltransferase; protein product: MTTIDAIIQKTASILAQGFVDDPMLAFLFPDLDSRVTGLINWFQLFVKDGYNRGTVSLAPVDQGAIVWYPADIQIFDRSFEDLLREVVVVVEKFGGLEAVQRFEQLAKIVASAEPEIPHSEVFWLAMLPAVRGQGWGGKLLQSVLEYSDAHQVGCYLVSSNSRNIGFYERYGFRRHLPLSMGEGLVLTPMWREPQISLDN